The following is a genomic window from SAR324 cluster bacterium.
TCTCACCAAAAAATGTCAGCACCACTTGCCTTTGAAAGCCAATCTACTTGGTACGAAGCTCCGGCGGAGCGTCAGCCTGTCGGAGAGCCTCTCTCTGGTTCAGTAGAGACCGATGTCTGCATTGTGGGAGCAGGCTTGGCGGGTCTGTTTCTCGCTAAGGAACTAACAGAACGCAATCGCCCAGCCCTGATCATTGAAGCTCGCCGAATTGGAGCGGGCGCTTCTGGTAGACATGGTGGCTTTTGTAGCCCAGGTTGGGCGTGCCGGGAAGCACAAATTGAGGAGCGGGTGGGACTTGTCAAGGCCAAGGCTCTGTTTGATCTCTCTCATGAGGGCTGTCAGATTGTCAAGGATGTGTTGACCACTGCGGATGTTTCTTACACTTCCGGTATTCTTCATCCCTCCACTTACAGCAACGCAGACGGTTTACTGAGGACACAAGAGAGAATGGACAAGGATTTTGGTTACCAGTTGGAGTTCCTCGACTCTGACATGGTCAAGGGTCTGCTGGATACCTCCCAGTACTACCAGGCCTGGTGTGATCCAAAGGGTTTTCATTTCGATGCCTTGGAACTCTGCCTGTTGCTTGGAGAAGCTTTGCAAAAACAAAGTGTGCCAATCTATGAAGAAACCTTGATGAAGCAGTTCCAACGGACCTCATCTGGCTGGGAAGTGACAAATCAGCAAGGAACTGTGCGTTGCAAGCATCTGGTCTTCTGCTGTGGCGGCTATGGAGGAAAAGAGTTTGCCAAGCTGCGTACCAAGTTTTGCCGATCACGACCTATGTTGTCGTCACCCGACCACTCGGTAAGAAACTCCAACAGGCTATCCGGACAACCGATGGCATTTCAGATGGGCGTCGTGCTGGCAATTACTATCGGATTGTTAAGGGAGATCGCCTATTGTGGGATGGAGACATCACTGCCTTTGGAGAGGTCAACTCAACCCGTATCTCTGAAAAAATGAGTCGTGATTTAGCTAGCGTCTACCCCCAGTTGGTTGATGAATCTGGTTCCATTCCTGTCGAGTATTCGTGGTCCGGCTTGATGGGTTACGCAGAGCATATGATGCCACAATTGGATCACTCGAAAAAGATCTCTGGGCCTGCACCAGCTTCGGGGGACATGGTGTCAACACAGCACCTATCGGAGCTCGACTCGTAGCAGAAGGACTCTGTGGTATATCAGAGCGCTGGCATGCTTTTGAACCCTTCGGCTTTCCCTGGAATGGTGGCTTCCTCGGACCCTTCGCTGTTGAATCGTCCTACCGTAAAATGCAACTTGGTGATCACTGGCGGGCCCTCCGTTCCCGTTAGTGAGAGCTGCCAAAATTGCCTCTGATCTAATCTAACCAATTTGCAAATTGATTTGGATTCAACGCAGTCTGAGACCCCGTGCCAACTGGGATTGGAAGGACTACGTCAGTGGTGGGTGAAGGGTTTTCCTCAAAAAAATCTCAACAAGAAGTTTAAATTCAATTTGATAGTAGATATGCACTCAGGAGAGTATCTTAATTTTCCTAAAATGAATCAATCTCACTCTTGAGTAAGGCAGATAAATGAAATACCGAAAACTGGGCAAGACAGGGTACGAGGTGAGTT
Proteins encoded in this region:
- a CDS encoding FAD-binding oxidoreductase; protein product: MSAPLAFESQSTWYEAPAERQPVGEPLSGSVETDVCIVGAGLAGLFLAKELTERNRPALIIEARRIGAGASGRHGGFCSPGWACREAQIEERVGLVKAKALFDLSHEGCQIVKDVLTTADVSYTSGILHPSTYSNADGLLRTQERMDKDFGYQLEFLDSDMVKGLLDTSQYYQAWCDPKGFHFDALELCLLLGEALQKQSVPIYEETLMKQFQRTSSGWEVTNQQGTVRCKHLVFCCGGYGGKEFAKLRTKFCRSRPMLSSPDHSVRNSNRLSGQPMAFQMGVVLAITIGLLREIAYCGMETSLPLERSTQPVSLKK